CGAATTGACCACGTCATCAGAGGCAATCGGGCTGTCCAGGCTCAGGCCCGGCACTTTCAGAGTGGCAGTTGCGGTGCCGGAGTTGCCAAGGGAAGAGGTGAGATCTCCGCTGGTGTTGACCAGGCTGCCAGTTGTCGCGGCGGTGACATCTGCAGAGACGGTACAGCTGGCACCAATGGCTGTACTGCCGCCTGTGTAGCTGATGCTGGCGGCGCCTGCGGTTGCGGTCAATGTGCCGCCGGTGCAGGTGGTGCTGGCATTGGCGGGGCTGGCCACGGTCAACCCTGTGGGCAGGTTATCGGTGAAGTCCAGGCTACTGGCCTCCATCAAGGCAGCACTGTTGTCGATGGTGAAGGTCAGCGGGGTGCTGCCGCCCTGGGCGATGCTGTCATCGGAAAAGGCTTTTGCAAAGCCTGGGACCGGTGCAGCACTGACGCTTAAGGTGGCGGTTGCGGTGCCGGAATTGCCAAGGAAAGAGGTGAGATCCCCGCTGGTGTTGACCAGAGTTCCGCTGCTGGTGGCGCGCACATCTGCAGAGACAGTACAGCTGGCGCCGGCAGCGGCACTGCCGCCTGTGTAGCTGATGCTGGCGGTGCCTGTGGTTGCGGTCAATGTGCCGCCGGTGCAGGTGGTGCTGGCATTGGCGGGGCTGGCCACGGTCAACCCTGCGGGCAGGTTATCGGTGAAATCCAGGCTGCTGGCCGCAACGCTGGCGGCACTGTTGTCCAGAGTGAAGGTGAGCGTGGAGACATCCCCCTGCACGATGGAAGAACTGGCAAAATCCTTGGAAAATCCAGGCGCTGGCTCAATGGTCAGCGTGGCGCTGGCAGCGCTAGCGGCGAATTCCCCATTTTCGGTCAGGGTGCTGGTGGCGCCAGGGTAGCCGCCCGTGGTGGCCCCAGCGGGAACGGCAACTGTCAGCACGATATTACAGCTGTCTCCGGGGGCCAGCGTGCCATCCTCCAGGAGGATTTCACTGGTGCCGGACACGGTTGAGCCGGTGCCGCAAAGGTTACTGCCAGTGCCGCCAGTGACGCTAAACCCGGTGAGAGCCGCATCCAGATCATCGCTAAAGCGCAGGCCAGAGAGGGTGGTGCTGCCGTCATTGTTGGTGATTACATAGGTCAGCGTGGTGCTGCCGCCCGCGCCAAGAACGGGGTCAGAGAAGCTTTTGCTGAAGCTGGGCAATTCGAAGGAGGTGACCGTGAAAGCCGCAGAGACGGCAGGACCAGTGATCGCGAGACCGCTGGCAGTGCCGGTTACACCGCTGGTGGTGCCAGAATAGATGCTGGCACTGGCGCCGCCCGGGACTTGCTGGGTCACGCTGATGGTACAGCTGGCGCTGGCGGCCAGGGTGCCCCGAGAAACTGAGCGTTGAGGTTCCCGAGAGGAGCCGCCGCCGCAGGTGGAAATGATTGGCGTGTCGGTGGCCACCAGGCCAGAAAGCTGGGTATCCAGATTATCCGTAAAGGCCAGCGCGCTGAGCGCCTGTATGCTGCTGAGGTTGGTCAGCACATAATCCACGGTCACCGTGTCACCAGGAGCCAGGGTATCATCGCTATAGGATTTGCTCAGTTCTACCTGTGCAGAATTTACAGAAAAACTGGCGCCGACAGCAGGCAGGACCACCGCATTGCCATCCACTGTTGCGTTGATGCTGGAGGTGACGCTGCTGTAACTGCCATCCGCAGCTCCGACTGGCACCAGCAATGGCACATCAAAGCTGCAGCTGTCGCCCGCCGCAATGTCCAGGGACGCGAAAATACCAAAGGTGGTGCCCGAGGCTGTGCTTGACCCGCCGCAGAAACCGCCTGCGGGCATAGAGGTGGCGGCCAGACTACCTAAGGCGGAGGAGTAGCTTTCGGTAAAGACGGAGACCGCATAAGCGAAGGTCGGATCCGGGTTGGTCAGCGTATAGGTTAGGGTGACGGCCTCGCCAGGCAGGGCCTCGGCAGGAGAGAAACTCTTGGTCAGTTGCAGCGGTTCTGCTGTGAGAATTTGCAGGTCATCGCTGGCGGCAGAGACCACCAGGGATTCACCGCCGGCCGTGCCGGTGAGCGTCGAGGTGGTATTGGTATAGGTGCCATTGGTCAGGCTGCCCGGAAGCGTAACGGTCACATCGATTGTACAGCTGGCATCGGGGGCCAGAGAGCCGCCACTGTAGGTCAGGAGTGTATCGCCAGCCGATAGCACCGGGCTGCCACCGCAGTTGTCGCTGTTGGTGCTGAAGGTCGCCCCCGCAAGAAAGCTGCTCAGATCATCGGTGAAGGTGAGGCCGGTGGCTGTACTGGGGGATTCTGGGGCACTGGTCAGGAGGAAGGTGAGCGTGGTGCTTTGACCCGCGCCAAGGACCGTCTCAGTGAATTCTTTGGCAAAGCTGAGATTGGCACCGCCCTCGATCTGTAGTGTATCGCTTGCGCCAGAGGCGATGACGGTATTGCCGCTCACCGTGGCTGTCACGTCCCCACTGGTCGAGACATAGTCTGCCGGCGCCACATCACTGTCGATATCCAGCGTCACATTAAAGCTACAGCTGTCGCTGGCCGCCAGGGTCCCGGCGGTAAGCTCAACGCCAAAGACATCGTCGTCGATGAAGATCAACGCCACACTACTGCTCACCCCACAGGGATCGGTGCCGGGCACGGTATTGATCGAAATGCCCGTACTGCCCGTAATCGCGGAAATATTGTCGATAAAGGTCATATCGCTGAGGATCTGGCCGGGATTGGGATTGCTGAGCTCATAGCGCAGAGTGACAGTGCCACTTGGCGCCACCGGATCATCGGTGAAGCTTTTGCTGAAAACGGGGGGTTGGGCATCAAGACCCAGAACCCGCAGCGTGGTGCTGGCGGTATCCCCAGTATACGGGGTGCTGCCAATCAGTCCGGTCACTGCCGTGGTGGTATTGGTATGGGTCCCATCGGCAGCGCCTGCTGGCAGGTCGACTTCAATGGAAATGGTGCAGCTGGCCCCGTTGGCCGCCAGACTGCCGCCTGAGAAATCAAATGTGTCGGTGCCTGTCCCGACCACCGTGCCGCCGCAGGAATTGCTGTTGAGGCTTGCAAAGACGGTACCGGATAGGAAGCTGGTATCCAGAAGATCACTGAAGGCAATGCTGGTGGCGCTGTCGTCACGGCTGGTATTGGTCAGGGTAAAGTCCAGTGTCACAGTCGATCCGGCATTCGCCTGGACGACATCAAAGGCCTTAATCAGGTCGATGCCATCGACCGGACCGGGGTTAACCGTTAGATCGGCCGAGGCGGTGTCCTGAGAAATGAGGGTGCTAAAGGCATCCCGAATGATGAGATCATTCTCCACATCATAGCTGTCCTGGGTCACGCCCTGAACCTGCACGGTGATGGTACAGGTGGTGGTGCCGCCAGTGGTGATTGTACCCCCGGTAAAGTCCAGTTCTCCCGCGTCGCGGTCAACCGTCAGGGTGCCTGTGCAACTGTTGGTGGTGGTTGTCGGGTCGGGGAACTGCAAACCAGCCTAACAGGGTTTCGGTGAAACTGGGCACGCGCCAATCTGAAATGCCGGGGCTGCCGGGCAAAACGATGTCAAAGGTATAGGTCAGTGTGCTGACGCTGCCGGGGTCGACTGCCGCAGGGCTAAAGGATTTGTTGTAGTTGCTGCCGCTGGCTGCGGTAACGGTCAGAATATCCGTGGCGCTGCCACTATTCCCTTGATCAGAGGTCAGGTCACCGCTGGTAAAGGTATGGGCTGCCACTGTGGTGGAGGTGACAGGCAGCGTGATAACACAGCTTTGGCTGGCGCCCAGGCGTCCGGCGCTTAAAGACAGGCTGGCACTGCCGCTTGTGGCGGTGAATACGCCGTCGCAGCTGTTGCTCTGGCTACCGCTGGCAATGGTGACGCCGGTGGGCAGGGTGGCAGAAAAGGCCAGGGTTTCTGCTGGATTGCCTGCAATCTCGGTGATGGTGAATGTCAGAGATGAATTATTGCCTGCAGAGATCGAATCCGGAGAAAACAGGGCCGTGAAGCTGGGTGCGCCCTGGGCAAAGGCAACGCCAGGCAGCAGCAGAAACAGGAAGGCAGAGAAGTTGCGCAAAATACGCTGCAGAACAAGTGTCATGATGTCCCCGAAAAATTCATCTTTTTAATTTTGGTGGTGTTTGACCAGAATGATCAGGCACCCAACTTATACGTTACAAAAGAAGGTGCCGTCGCGGCAATGATTGGATTTTCAAATAGACACACTTTTGGTTAGTCTTTTAAAAACTGTCTCAATTTGGCCTGCATTCTGGGTCGCCCGCACACCGGAGAGAGGGAATCATCGCCTATTCTGGGCGCGGGTGTCGGGTGATCCGATAAAGCTGTCCCGCAGACAGAGGGCCTTTCAGTTGGGTTTGCACGCCATCGGGCCAGAGAATTTGCAAACCGGCGGCGTGTTGCGCGCCCGCCAAACCAAAATGAGCCCGCGGTGCATCAAAACTCATGAATCCGCCGCCCAATTGCAGCTCGCGCATCTGCGCGCTGCCATCTGCGTTCAGCAGGGTGATCCGGGCGCCAATACCCGCGCGGTTGCCGGTCAGATCCTCCAGCTCCACGACCAGTCTCGAGCCTTGGGCTGTGTTGCGAAACAGCGCCAGCGGTCCGTTGACCGGATGGGTCACCAAATCAAGATCTCCATCCCCATCCAGGTCGAACTGCGCCGCAGTCGCGGTCATCAGAAAATCCTCTAGCCCGGCCGCATCCGAGGCCTCGGCGAAACCACCCTCACCGTTGTTTTTGAAAAACAGATTGGAAGGTGAAACCTCGTTGGGGACCCAGGTGCCATTGACGATATAGACGTCCTGCCAGCCATCCAGGTCAAAATCCGCCACTTTGGTATCCCAACTCCAGCCGCCGACTTCGAGGCCGCGCGTCGTCGCGGTATCGCCGTAAGATGCCCCCTGCCATTCCAAGAGCACATTAGAGCGCAGGATCTGGCGGTGGCTGACGGCAATCTCTGCGGGCAGAGGCTGGCGGGTGGGTTTGAAATGTAAGTCGCAATAGGCCTGCGGCACCCATTGGTCTTTGGGAATCAGAGCACAGAGCGAGGGGTCGCGTCTTTGAATTGCCAAATCCTTGATCAGCATCGCCTTGCACTCTGCCTGATAGCGCCCCGACATCTGCTGGCACCGCCCGGCATAAGAGGGATCAAAGCGGTTGCCGGATTTATACCAGCGCTTGATCGCCATATTCGTTTCGCAGGTCGCTTTGGCTGCTGGATCCTGGATGGTGCTGCAATACTGATCCAGCGATTGCATCTTTAGCCGCTCAGAAACCCCGGAGGAGCGTCCGGCGATCTGCGCCAGGTAGAGCGCGGGGTAGCCTGTATTGAACAAGTCGGCGCTTTTTACGGCCATCGTGGTGGTGGTGGTATGGGGGATCAGCCCCTCGGGTTCGGTGATCATGCTGAGCCCGCCCTTCCCGTCGCCCCGGTAAAAATAGTCGGGGATGTCGAAGTCATTGCCGACGATCAGATCACTCAGCCCGTCCTGGTCAAAATCGGTAAAGAGCAGCGACAGGGTTTCGCCGGGGAGGCCCGGCAGATCGGTGAACCGGGTGCCGTCCAGCTGGCCATCAGGATTGAACAGCAACCGGTTGCGCGATTCCTCTCCGGGAATGCGGCGATACCACCCTGCAGCCCAGTTGCCCAATGCAAGATCCAAAAAACCATCGCGATCCAGGTCCGCAAAACTCAGCGCCATGGCAAGGGGCGTTTGTGGGTTTCCAGCCACCCGGCGCAGGGCCTCAGGGTCAAAGTGCCCGGCATTATTGCGCCACCAGTAATTGCCGCGCAGATAGCTCGCCAGAAAGAGATCCTGCCAGCCATCATTGTCGATATCGACCAGCACGGCGTTAAAGATCGGCGCCCCCTCAAGCGGGGTCAGATCCAGTGGCAGGCGGCTGAAGTTTCCCGCCCCGTCATTGGTATAGAGATAAAGCCCCACTTCCGAGGAGGCCACCGCCAGATCCAGATCACCGTCATTGTCGATGTCGCCGGTGGCCAGACTGCGCCCCTCCCAAAGGGAGGCCACATGTCGCGCATGGAGAATTCCACCGGCTTATCAATCCCGAAGGTGGTAGCCTCGACCCGGGTGAACAGGGTGTCCGCAGGGGGACGGTGATGTCAAAGGTTGGGGACGACTGTGATCGGGGGCGTATCTGCAGCCGCGGATTGGGGCAGGGTGGCGGCCTGGGCTGCGCCAAAGAACACCCCTGTGGAGCGGGTGCGCCGAGACCTGGCGCCAGATCCCCTGCAGCAGGTGCTCCAGTGCCCGCTGGCTTTGCCAGCTGTGATAATAATGCGCAGATATTCCAGCCCCAAAGCCAAGAGTGGCGATCGCTGCGGCCATCAGCGTGGCGGCACGCCAGCCCAGCATTTGATTGATAATCATGGCAGAATAGACCGAGAAACTGCCCAGGGTGAAAAGTGCGGCCATGACATAACCATGGGCCAGCCCAGCGGCGAACAGGGCACCGCAAAGCACCACGTCAAACCCCATGGGCACCGGCAAAAGAGGGCAATCAGGGTTAGCGCCGTCAAAGCCAGAATACCAAAGCCGAGATCGACAACCAGGTCTTGGGGAAAGAGTGTGGCCACCAGGGCGCCAAGGAGACCAGCCAGCAGCATCATCGGCACCGTGAGGCGGATGATGTACCAAAGATGTGTAAGATAGGTCCGGGCGACCCCAAGGATGGCAGCGATAAAACTCTCGTCGGGCTGCACCGCGGCAAGCGCGGGACTGTTCCAGGCAGGAGACTGGGAG
The DNA window shown above is from Parasedimentitalea marina and carries:
- a CDS encoding beta strand repeat-containing protein, whose protein sequence is MQFPDPTTTTNSCTGTLTVDRDAGELDFTGGTITTGGTTTCTITVQVQGVTQDSYDVENDLIIRDAFSTLISQDTASADLTVNPGPVDGIDLIKAFDVVQANAGSTVTLDFTLTNTSRDDSATSIAFSDLLDTSFLSGTVFASLNSNSCGGTVVGTGTDTFDFSGGSLAANGASCTISIEVDLPAGAADGTHTNTTTAVTGLIGSTPYTGDTASTTLRVLGLDAQPPVFSKSFTDDPVAPSGTVTLRYELSNPNPGQILSDMTFIDNISAITGSTGISINTVPGTDPCGVSSSVALIFIDDDVFGVELTAGTLAASDSCSFNVTLDIDSDVAPADYVSTSGDVTATVSGNTVIASGASDTLQIEGGANLSFAKEFTETVLGAGQSTTLTFLLTSAPESPSTATGLTFTDDLSSFLAGATFSTNSDNCGGSPVLSAGDTLLTYSGGSLAPDASCTIDVTVTLPGSLTNGTYTNTTSTLTGTAGGESLVVSAASDDLQILTAEPLQLTKSFSPAEALPGEAVTLTYTLTNPDPTFAYAVSVFTESYSSALGSLAATSMPAGGFCGGSSTASGTTFGIFASLDIAAGDSCSFDVPLLVPVGAADGSYSSVTSSINATVDGNAVVLPAVGASFSVNSAQVELSKSYSDDTLAPGDTVTVDYVLTNLSSIQALSALAFTDNLDTQLSGLVATDTPIISTCGGGSSREPQRSVSRGTLAASASCTISVTQQVPGGASASIYSGTTSGVTGTASGLAITGPAVSAAFTVTSFELPSFSKSFSDPVLGAGGSTTLTYVITNNDGSTTLSGLRFSDDLDAALTGFSVTGGTGSNLCGTGSTVSGTSEILLEDGTLAPGDSCNIVLTVAVPAGATTGGYPGATSTLTENGEFAASAASATLTIEPAPGFSKDFASSSIVQGDVSTLTFTLDNSAASVAASSLDFTDNLPAGLTVASPANASTTCTGGTLTATTGTASISYTGGSAAAGASCTVSADVRATSSGTLVNTSGDLTSFLGNSGTATATLSVSAAPVPGFAKAFSDDSIAQGGSTPLTFTIDNSAALMEASSLDFTDNLPTGLTVASPANASTTCTGGTLTATAGAASISYTGGSTAIGASCTVSADVTAATTGSLVNTSGDLTSSLGNSGTATATLKVPGLSLDSPIASDDVVNSAEAPAVTFSGSTTQIEDGETVSVTVTDSASATVSGSATVASDAWSLALDLSSLADGALTVTADAADASGSSAPQVSASFSKNTNTPSLAFDSPLAGDDIVSAAESATVTISGTSSGVPDGETVSVTVTDSASATVSGSTTAASDAWSLVLDLSSLAEGSLTVTADAADGAGNPVVQISTTLSHDLNPPTGYSASFDQDPVNNSNESAASFTFASAETGTSYAYTISSDGGGSDVTGSGTIASATDQITGIDLSGLGDGTLTLSVVLTDSANQAGTAATDTTTKNTDAPTVTLSGPTDAQSDPFTVDLTFGEAVTGLAASALIIDNGTASDLTGSGTSYSVTITPDHDGTVTLSLPAGSAQDSTGNGNLVSNEIEVIADLTGTPDPNPDPDADGDGIPDNLESSTADRDGDGIVDSADYDPQGYFYCEDDGRILSGGGITVTGPSGSNSSVGISNNINILRDGSTGEYQWFALVPGNYSVSYSYPSTGVASTARLSSGSLDVTSLLPANPAVLGSTEVGSTGVLADTSLSANPAFYDSFVIEVATPMCWPITFQ
- a CDS encoding CRTAC1 family protein, with protein sequence MASLWEGRSLATGDIDNDGDLDLAVASSEVGLYLYTNDGAGNFSRLPLDLTPLEGAPIFNAVLVDIDNDGWQDLFLASYLRGNYWWRNNAGHFDPEALRRVAGNPQTPLAMALSFADLDRDGFLDLALGNWAAGWYRRIPGEESRNRLLFNPDGQLDGTRFTDLPGLPGETLSLLFTDFDQDGLSDLIVGNDFDIPDYFYRGDGKGGLSMITEPEGLIPHTTTTTMAVKSADLFNTGYPALYLAQIAGRSSGVSERLKMQSLDQYCSTIQDPAAKATCETNMAIKRWYKSGNRFDPSYAGRCQQMSGRYQAECKAMLIKDLAIQRRDPSLCALIPKDQWVPQAYCDLHFKPTRQPLPAEIAVSHRQILRSNVLLEWQGASYGDTATTRGLEVGGWSWDTKVADFDLDGWQDVYIVNGTWVPNEVSPSNLFFKNNGEGGFAEASDAAGLEDFLMTATAAQFDLDGDGDLDLVTHPVNGPLALFRNTAQGSRLVVELEDLTGNRAGIGARITLLNADGSAQMRELQLGGGFMSFDAPRAHFGLAGAQHAAGLQILWPDGVQTQLKGPLSAGQLYRITRHPRPE